A window from Populus trichocarpa isolate Nisqually-1 chromosome 3, P.trichocarpa_v4.1, whole genome shotgun sequence encodes these proteins:
- the LOC7478135 gene encoding protein PHOTOPERIOD-INDEPENDENT EARLY FLOWERING 1 isoform X1 — protein sequence MASKGPRSKLDHETRARRQKALEAPREPRRPKTHWDHVLEEMVWLSKDFESERKWKLAQAKKVALRASKGMLDQATRGEKKLKEEEQRLRKVAVNISKDVKKFWVKIEKLVLYKHQMELDEKKKKALDKHLEFLLGQTERYSTMLAENLVEKPPEQYFAPEKPSIADRVGDDANTPLQVVDAHCLEAQVDTADNDDEYDVQSEDEVEDDEHTIEEDEALITKEERQEELEALHNEMDIPLEELLKRYAVEKGGRESSENGAKPCANGEEHCESKGEDISAACEMEISSSPVNAGRRCGENNGALPIPDNNLLEIGAYETRNQLSISEDPAREHVPYDFNDEQEDGDFDLAAEEEKDDETTLLEEEEMAKADSNNPIDEILLLQKESEIPLEELLARYTKEPNSEVSEDESEYAPVLSDNMSNSPGHEEELKQLDNSMDEMVEHGEHPLVEEQEKGNEEISEEGRESESKIADAAAAARSAQPTGNTFSTTKVRTKFPFLLKYPLREYQHIGLDWLVTMYEQRLNGILADEMGLGKTIMTIALLAHLACEKGIWGPHLIVVPTSVMLNWETEFLKWCPAFKILTYFGSAKERKCKRQGWLKPNFFHVCITTYRLVIQDSKVFKRKKWKYLILDEAHLIKNWKSQRWQTLLNFNSKRRILLTGTPLQNDLMELWSLMHFLMPHIFQSHQEFKDWFSNPITGMVEGQERVNKEVVDRLHNVLRPFILRRLKRDVEKQLPMKVEHVIFCRLSRRQRNLYEDFIASSETQATLATANFFGMISIIMQLRKVCNHPDLFEGRPIISSFDMAGVDIQLSSSICSMFSPGPYSSVDLCALGLIFTHLDFNMVSWECDEVKAIATPSRLIEERANLANIEDVGPGSKHLKRLPGTNIFEEIRKSLLEGRLREMKQRAASIAWWNSLRCRKKPIYSTTLRELLTVKHPIYDIHRQKVERLSSLCSSKLGDVVLSPIERFQKMTDLVESFMFAIPAARSTAPIFWCSQTRTPVFLHSTYEEKCSEMLLPLLSPIRPAIVRRQLYFPDRRLIQFDCGKLQELAILLRKLKSEGHRVLIFTQMTKMLDILEAFINLYGYTYMRLDGSTQPEDRQTLMQRFNTNPKIFIFILSTRSGGVGINLVGADTVIFYDSDWNPAMDQQAQDRCHRIGQTREVHIYRLISESTIEENILKKANQKRALDDLVIQSGGYNTEFFKKLDPMELFSGHKTLQIKNMQREKNNNNGNEVSLSNADVEAALKYAEDEADYMALKKVEQEEAVDNQEFTEEAIGRLEDDEFVNDDDMKADEPTDHEMTTYCKEGEVNLDENDCIEERAVTFTGNKDDVDMLADVKQMAAAAAAAGQAISSFENQLRPIDRYAVRFLELWDPIIDKAALESQVRFQETEWELDRIEKYKDEMEAEIDDDEEPLVYERWDADFATEAYRQQVEALTQYQLMEEKEAEAEAEANEKESADGHLDAMVRCKVPRNPKSKSKKKPKKTKFKSLKKESLTSELKHMKVEASIETLSADDEDDDDDVIYPDDGTYSDTTSPYSSVQRKRKKAELAIDIDKKRSRKNSKKFKKAPETCSFDVDSDLSGKQHGRSMELKPYEVVSDLEQKPAGRSKMGGKISISTMPVKRVLMIKPEKLKKGNVWSRDCVPPPDSWLPQEDAILCAVVHEYGPHWSLVSETLYGMAAGGFYRGRYRHPVHCCERFRELIHRYVLSSPEYPINNEKMSNMVSGKALLKVTEDNIRMLLNVAAEQPDHELLLQKHFTALLSAVWRVNSRAERQQNLSSSRNALYNHGRVFNSSVNQLPSNSSKESAKRMKFTNLGHSSKLLADALHDASSRRPDDRVSYSNLSEVAPAIGEQLEITLEFQKEEDDSLIQFPPIISLSIPSSAPLTSVNKDRAEAHHLRASTSIAENRFRDAARACVEGDLGWVSSSAPANDFKLRLPSKTQSLGKHKLSVSESTKPPRSKMKKTLIEHSQGHLFAEPVSQPLPVLSSRDPNLRFDLPPIAIQDDKDEYSISCIEKELSAEMGTWDAVAHDYVLGFTSGLDDFSSLPEFTDIG from the exons GCACTGGAAGCTCCAAGAGAACCCCGTCGCCCGAAAACTCACTGGGATCATGTTTTGGAGGAAATGGTTTGGTTGTCGAAG GATTTTGAGTCGGAGAGGAAATGGAAATTGGCGCAAGCCAAGAAAGTGGCTTTAAGAGCAAGCAAGGGCATGTTGGATCAGGCCACCAgaggagaaaagaaattgaag GAAGAGGAGCAGCGGTTGCGAAAAGTAGCGGTCAATATTTCAAAGGATGTAAAGAAGTTCTGGGTTAAAATAGAAAAGCTG GTGCTTTACAAGCATCAGATGGAGCTtgatgagaagaagaaaaaggcacTTGATAAGCATCTTGAGTTTCTTCTAGGACAAACTGAGAG GTACTCTACAATGCTGGCAGAAAATCTAGTGGAGAAACCACCAGAGCAATATTTTGCACCAGAAAAACCGAGTATTGCGGATAGGGTAGGAGATGATGCTAATACACCCCTGCAAGTTGTTGATG CTCATTGTTTAGAGGCCCAAGTGGACACTGCAGACAATGACGATGAGTATGATGTGCAATCTGAAGATGAAGTG GAAGATGATGAGCATACTATTGAGGAAGATGAGGCTCTTATAACCAAAGAAGAAAGGCAAGAAGAATTGGAAGCTCTGCACAATGAAATGGATATTCCCCTTGAGGAGCTACTCAAGCGTTACGCTGTAGAGAAAG GTGGCAGGGAAAGTAGTGAAAATGGAGCTAAGCCATGTGCAAATGGGGAAGAACATTGTGAGA GCAAAGGAGAAGATATTTCTGCTGCTTGTGAGATGGAGATAAGCAGCTCACCTGTTAATGCTGGTCGTCGTTGT GGTGAAAATAATGGTGCCTTGCCCATTCCAGACAACAATTTATTGGAAATTGGGGCATATGAAACCAGAAATCAGTTAAGTATCTCTGAGGATCCAGCCAGAGAACATGTGCCATATGATTTCAATGATGAACAG GAAGATGGTGATTTTGATCTTGCCgctgaagaagaaaag GATGATGAGACAACCTTGTTGGAGGAGGAAGAGATGGCAAAAGCAGATTCAAACAATCCCATAGATGAG ATTTTGTTACTGCAAAAGGAGAGTGAAATTCCTTTGGAAGAATTGCTTGCAAGGTATACAAAG GAGCCAAACAGTGAAGTTTCAGAGGATGAATCTGAATACGCACCAGTATTATCAGACAATATGTCAAATTCCCCAGGCCATGAAGAAGAACTGAAGCAGCTGGATAACTCAATGGATGAAATGGTTGAACATGGGGAACATCCTCTTGTAGAAGAACAAGAGAAGGGAAATGAAGAAATTTCAGAAGAAGGAAGGGAGAGTGAAAGTAAGATAgctgatgctgctgctgctgcaagaTCTGCACAACCAACAGGCAATACATTCTCGACAACCAAAGTGCGCACAAAATTCCCCTTTCTTCTCAAGTATCCTCTTCGTGAATATCAACATATAGGCCTCGATTGGCTTGTTACAATGTATGAACAAAGATTAAATGGGATTCTAGCTGATGAAATGGGGCTTGGAAAGACGATCATGACAATTGCTTTGCTTGCACACCTAGCATGTGAAAAGGGAATATGGGGTCCTCATCTGATTGTGGTTCCAACAAGTGTCATGCTTAACTGGGAAACAGAGTTTCTTAAATGGTGTCCTGCCTTCAagattttaacatattttggCAGTGCAAAAGAGCGTAAATGCAAGAGGCAAGGTTGGCTGAAACCAAATTTCTTCCATGTATGCATAACAACTTACAGACTGGTTATACAGGATTCTAAAGTCTTCAAGAGGAAGAAATGGAAGTATTTGATTTTGGATGAAGCTCATCTGATTAAAAATTGGAAGTCCCAGAGATGGCAaactcttttaaatttcaattcaaaaagaCGCATCTTATTAACTGGCACACCTCTGCAGAATGATCTCATGGAACTGTGGTCACTAATGCATTTCTTGATGCCCCACATCTTTCAATCTCACCAGGAATTTAAGGACTGGTTCAGTAATCCAATAACTGGGATGGTGGAGGGACAAGAAAGAGTGAACAAAGAAGTTGTTGATCGTTTGCACAATGTTCTCCGTCCGTTTATCCTCCGTCGATTGAAAAGGGACGTGGAGAAGCAACTCCCCATGAAAGTTGAACATGTAATCTTTTGTAGACTTTCAAGGAGGCAGCGTAACTTGTACGAGGATTTCATTGCTAGTTCAGAGACACAAGCTACCCTTGCCACTGCCAACTTTTTTGGGATGATCAGCATCATAATGCAACTTCGTAAAGTTTGTAATCATCCCGACTTATTTGAGGGTCGTCCAATTATTAGTTCTTTTGATATGGCTGGTGTGGACATCCAATTGAGTAGTTCTATTTGTTCAATGTTTTCACCTGGCCCATATTCATCTGTAGATCTTTGTGCTTTGGGGCTTATATTTACACATCTTGATTTTAACATGGTTTCTTGGGAGTGCGATGAAGTAAAGGCTATTGCAACTCCTTCAAGATTAATTGAAGAGCGTGCCAATTTGGCTAACATAGAAGATGTTGGGCCTGGGTCTAAACATTTGAAGAGATTGCCTggaacaaatatttttgaagagattagaAAGTCATTATTGGAGGGGAGATTAAGAGAGATGAAGCAACGGGCAGCATCTATTGCGTGGTGGAATTCTTTGAGGTGTCGGAAAAAACCCATATACTCAACAACCCTACGAGAACTTCTCACGGTGAAGCATCCTATCTATGATATCCATCGCCAAAAAGTTGAGCGACTCTCCTCGTTATGCTCCTCTAAGCTTGGTGATGTTGTTCTTTCACCAATTGAACGGTTCCAGAAGATGACTGATCTCGTGGAATCATTTATGTTTGCAATTCCAGCAGCACGTTCCACTGCACCTATCTTCTGGTGCAGTCAGACCAGAACTCCTGTGTTTCTGCATTCAACTTATGAGGAGAAATGCTCTGAAATGTTGTTGCCTCTTCTTTCACCTATTAGACCTGCAATTGTCCGGAGACAACTGTATTTCCCAGACAGGCGCCTAATACAGTTTGACTGTGGTAAATTGCAGGAGCTTGCTATTTTGCTCAGGAAGTTAAAGTCAGAAGGCCATCGGGTATTAATATTCACACAGATGACCAAGATGCTGGATATTTTGGAGGCTTTCATAAACCTGTACGGCTACACTTACATGCGTTTAGATGGATCTACTCAACCAGAGGATAGACAAACTTTAATGCAGCGTTTCAACACCAATCCCAAAATATTTATCTTCATTCTATCAACCCGTAGTGGGGGTGTTGGCATCAATCTTGTTGGGGCAGATACTGTAATCTTCTATGATAGTGACTGGAATCCTGCGATGGATCAACAAGCCCAAGATCGCTGCCATCGGATAGGACAGACACGTGAAGTGCATATCTACAGGTTAATCAGTGAGAGCACCATTGAAGAAAATATCTTAAAGAAAGCCAATCAGAAGCGTGCTCTTGATGATCTAGTTATACAGAGTGGAGGATACAACACAGAATTTTTCAAGAAGCTCGATCCTATGGAATTATTTTCTGGGCATAAAACACTTCAGATTAAGAACATGCAGAGGgagaaaaacaataacaatggaAATGAGGTTTCTTTGTCTAATGCAGACGTGGAGGCTGCTCTGAAATATGCTGAAGATGAAGCAGATTACATGGCATTGAAGAAAGTCGAACAGGAAGAGGCTGTAGACAACCAAGAGTTTACTGAAGAGGCCATTGGGAGATTGGAAGATGATGAATTCGTAAATGATGATGATATGAAGGCTGATGAGCCTACAGACCATGAGATGACAACTTATTGCAAAGAGGGTGAGGTGAATTTAGATGAAAATGATTGCATTGAAGAGAGAGCTGTAACTTTTACTGGGAACAAAGATGATGTCGATATGTTGGCTGATGTCAAGCAGATGGCAGCGGCGGCAGCTGCTGCTGGACAAGCTATCTCATCCTTCGAAAATCAGCTACGTCCAATAGACAGATATGCAGTCCGTTTTCTGGAACTGTGGGATCCAATTATAGACAAAGCAGCCTTGGAATCCCAAGTTAGGTTTCAGGAGACAGAATGGGAGCTTGATCGTATTGAGAAGTACAAGGACGAAATGGAAGCTgagattgatgatgatgaagagccATTGGTGTATGAAA GATGGGATGCTGATTTTGCGACCGAGGCATACCGACAACAAGTTGAGGCGCTAACTCAATATCAG TTGATGGAAGAAAAGGAAGCTGAAGCTGAAGCTGAAGCTAATGAGAAGGAAAGTGCAGATGGACATTTAGATGCTATGGT CAGGTGTAAAGTGCCACGCAATCCTAAATCGAAGTCTAAGAAGAAACCAAAGAAAACCAAGTTCAAATCCCTCAAGAAAGAATCTTTAACTTCTGAATTGAAACACATGAAAGTGGAGGCATCAATAGAAACTTTGTCTGCAGATGATGaggacgacgacgacgacgtgATATATCCTGATGATGGTACATATTCAGATACTACGTCTCCTTATTCAAGTGTGCAGAGAAAACGTAAGAAAGCAGAATTAGCAATTGATATAGACAAAAAGAGGTCAAGGAAGAATagcaagaaattcaaaaaagctCCCGAAACGTGCTCTTTTGATGTAGATTCGGATCTGTCTGGAAAGCAGCATGGCAGGTCTATGGAATTAAAACCATATGAGGTGGTTTCTGATCTTGAGCAGAAACCAGCTGGCAGGAGCAAGATGGGAGGGAAAATCTCCATCAGTACCATGCCAGTGAAACGGGTGTTGATGATAAAGCCAGAGAAGTTAAAGAAAGGGAATGTTTGGTCGAGAGATTGTGTTCCTCCACCTGATTCATGGTTGCCACAGGAGGATGCAATATTATGTGCTGTTGTACATGAATATGGCCCTCACTGGAGCTTGGTCAGTGAAACTCTGTATGGGATGGCTGCTGGTGGGTTTTATCGGGGAAGATACCGCCATCCAGTTCATTGTTGTGAGAGATTTAGAGAACTAATCCATAGATATGTTTTATCTTCTCCAGAATATCCTATCAATAATGAAAAGATGAGCAATATGGTCTCCGGGAAGGCCCTTCTCAAAGTAACTGAG GATAACATACGGATGTTATTAAATGTTGCTGCTGAGCAGCCAGACCATGAGTTACTTCTCCAGAAGCACTTCACAGCACTGCTTTCTGCTGTGTGGAGGGTGAACTCTCGTGCTGAACGTCAACAGAACTTGTCATCATCTCGAAATGCTCTTTATAATCATGGAAGGGTTTTCAATTCTTCTGTCAATCAGTTACCTTCGAATTCCTCAAAGGAATCTGcaaaaagaatgaaattcaCTAATTTGGGACATAGTAGCAAGTTGCTTGCTGATGCACTCCATGATGCCAGCAGTAGAAGGCCAGATGATAGAGTTTCCTATTCCAACTTGAGCGAAGTTGCTCCTGCCATTGGTGAGCAGTTGGAAATAACATTGGAATTCCAAAAAGAGGAAGATGATTCTTTGATTCAATTCCCACCTATAATAAGTTTGTCAATACCTAGCTCAGCGCCATTGACATCAGTAAATAAGGATAGAGCAGAGGCTCACCATCTCAGAGCATCCACAAGTATAGCTGAAAATCGATTCAG GGATGCAGCAAGAGCTTGTGTTGAAGGAGATCTGGGCTGGGTTTCATCTTCCGCACCAGCAAATGATTTCAAGTTGCGGCTGCCTTCAAAGACGCAGTCCTTGGGAAAGCACAAGCTCTCCGTCTCCGAGTCAACCAAGCCTCCTAGGtcaaagatgaagaaaactttAATAGAGCACAGTCAAGGACACCTTTTTGCCGAGCCAGTATCCCAGCCACTGCCTGTACTGTCATCCAGGGATCCCAATTTAAGGTTTGACCTGCCGCCAATAGCCATTCAGGATGACAAGGATGAATATTCTATCTCATGCATTGAGAAGGAGCTTTCAGCGGAAATGGGGACCTGGGATGCTGTCGCACATGACTATGTTCTTGGTTTCACATCGGGTCTTGATGATTTTTCATCGTTGCCAGAATTTACTGACATCGGATAA